The following coding sequences are from one Triticum aestivum cultivar Chinese Spring chromosome 5A, IWGSC CS RefSeq v2.1, whole genome shotgun sequence window:
- the LOC123108372 gene encoding uncharacterized protein: protein MESSRSLRHLAEYDDFFFGWLDDSARHSPPSLDHLVHGVGHSFQISTSSSFIDLYPRDDLFSIDLTTAASDFDFDLPVVDDAAPSPMMPQISASRLLPCEPGGGSGAQEDGDESVSVITSRYHHSADAPSAPWLSAFSSPVSHSARSTLVSLSACSIATSKHARPRPAALCAGRRRAGSSPWKVLRFLMPLYRKVRAIARRHSRFTLARGATSSVAYHGRADTDVHDVILYCKKSSGSGVQETNRMSAT from the exons ATGGAGAGTAGCAGGTCGTTGCGGCACCTCGCCGAGTACGATGACTTCTTCTTCGGGTGGCTCGACGACAGCGCACGGCACTCGCCGCCGTCCTTGGACCACCTCGTCCACGGCGTCGGTCATTCCTTCCAAATCTCAACGTCGTCCTCCTTCATCGACTTGTACCCCCGCGACGATCTCTTCTCCATCGACTTAACCACGGCGGCGAGTGACTTCGACTTCGACCTGCCGGTAGTAGACGATGCCGCGCCGTCCCCGATGATGCCGCAGATCAGCGCGAGCCGCCTCCTCCCCTGCGAGCCCGGAGGCGGCTCCGGCGCGCAAGAAGACGGCGACGAGTCGGTGTCGGTGATCACCAGTCGGTATCATCACTCTGCGGACGCCCCGAGCGCGCCGTGGTTGTCAGCCTTCTCGTCGCCGGTCTCCCACTCGGCGCGGAGCACGCTAGTCTCGCTGAGTGCGTGCTCCATCGCGACGAGCAAGCACGCCAGGCCGCGGCCGGCAGCGTTGTGTGCCGGGAGGCGGCGCGCGGGGTCGTCGCCATGGAAGGTGCTGCGTTTCCTGATGCCCCTGTACCGGAAGGTCAGGGCGATCGCGCGGAGGCACAGCAGGTTCACGTTGGCGCGCGGGGCCACGTCGAGCGTCGCGTACCACGGCAGGGCCGACACGGACGTCCATGACGTCATCCTCTATTGCAAGAAGTCCAGC GGATCAGGTGTGCAGGAGACTAATCGCATGTCAGCCACATGA